A stretch of the Photobacterium toruni genome encodes the following:
- a CDS encoding NlpC/P60 family protein produces the protein MFYIFRIIIILSAFFSWYAAASTTRTTAHTIVHHSRIYRHYIHKKRQQHTLYHKHYLRKSYHRTTLQERRHVRLVKRKIFHAYYGWKGTPYHFGGSSHRGIDCSAFVMKMYRQVFHRDLPRTTLGQVKLGRRIRRGQARLGDLVFFKTGRNERHVGIYLSNGDFMNSASSRGVSISNLHHIFWKRHFWQIRRLVTI, from the coding sequence ATGTTTTATATTTTTAGAATTATTATTATTTTATCGGCATTTTTTTCATGGTATGCCGCAGCTTCTACAACGCGAACGACAGCACATACAATTGTGCATCATTCTCGTATTTATCGACATTATATACATAAAAAAAGGCAACAACATACATTATACCATAAGCATTATTTACGTAAGAGCTATCATCGAACAACATTGCAAGAACGGCGACATGTGCGATTGGTGAAACGTAAAATTTTTCATGCATATTATGGATGGAAAGGAACACCTTATCATTTTGGTGGTTCAAGCCACCGAGGGATTGATTGTTCTGCCTTTGTAATGAAGATGTATCGGCAAGTATTTCATCGTGATTTGCCTCGAACAACGTTAGGGCAAGTCAAATTAGGGCGACGGATTCGTAGAGGTCAAGCGAGGTTAGGAGATTTAGTATTCTTTAAAACGGGTCGAAATGAACGTCATGTAGGGATTTATCTTTCTAATGGTGATTTTATGAACTCAGCGAGCTCTCGTGGAGTGTCTATTTCAAATTTACACCATATTTTTTGGAAACGACATTTTTGGCAAATTCGACGGCTAGTTACTATTTAG
- a CDS encoding DUF3137 domain-containing protein — protein MDSKLTVLYETHLKPQLEALDHDRKKVIKQYWLSLLLGLGFAIITIPLSFMFNLQAFGIIFSIIIAIVMHRLYNKRWDQYKKDYKHKIITKLISSIDNSFNYQPTQCINKQDYKNSALFGRHYDRYRGEDFIEGQIDKTYLRFSELHTEYKTQSRDNSGKNQDQWHTIFKGLFFVADANKHFSGQTTIIPNDHNIFSATDQKLSDIFSNNQQQVILNDPEFSQLFNVYSNDQTEAQYLLSPAMIQRLINFSNRSDHTIAFSFVDDHLYIAISSSKNYFEPKLFQQADSLTFIAAIYYDLKFVINIVDELDLNTQIWTKP, from the coding sequence ATGGACAGCAAACTTACTGTACTTTATGAAACTCACCTAAAGCCTCAACTTGAAGCGCTTGATCATGATCGTAAAAAAGTTATAAAACAATATTGGTTATCATTATTGCTTGGGTTAGGTTTTGCTATTATTACCATTCCACTAAGTTTTATGTTTAATCTACAAGCATTTGGCATTATTTTTTCGATTATTATCGCCATCGTAATGCACCGCTTATACAACAAACGTTGGGATCAATATAAAAAAGATTATAAGCATAAAATAATTACCAAACTCATTAGTTCAATTGATAACAGCTTTAATTACCAACCGACACAATGCATAAATAAGCAAGATTATAAAAATAGTGCTCTCTTTGGTCGTCATTATGATCGCTATCGTGGAGAAGATTTTATTGAAGGTCAAATAGACAAAACTTATTTACGCTTTTCAGAATTACACACTGAATACAAAACCCAAAGCCGTGATAACAGCGGTAAAAACCAAGATCAATGGCATACTATTTTTAAAGGGCTTTTTTTTGTTGCTGATGCCAATAAACACTTTTCAGGTCAAACAACTATTATCCCTAATGACCATAATATTTTTTCAGCTACAGATCAGAAACTATCCGATATATTTAGTAATAACCAACAACAAGTGATCCTTAACGATCCTGAATTTTCTCAACTGTTTAATGTCTATAGTAATGATCAAACTGAAGCTCAATACTTATTATCGCCGGCAATGATACAGCGACTAATCAATTTTAGTAATCGCTCAGATCATACGATAGCTTTCTCATTCGTCGACGATCATCTCTATATTGCAATATCTAGTTCTAAAAATTATTTTGAACCTAAATTATTCCAGCAAGCTGATTCTTTAACTTTTATTGCCGCTATTTATTATGATCTAAAGTTTGTTATTAACATTGTTGACGAACTCGATCTTAATACTCAAATATGGACAAAACCATAA
- a CDS encoding GNAT family N-acetyltransferase → MNISLSTPTLSSLNKFLQLIDELFDYEALPQKAEQTMIAVKQLLSNPKLGQAWFIEVEQQGLKHIVGHVIVSYSFSLEHGGKIGLIDQFYLKADWRQHGIGTELLPQLEALVIQDGVKALSLEVNIGNAGARNFYEKHGFTPRRQFCMMTKNLTESHIPATIAS, encoded by the coding sequence ATGAATATTTCTCTCAGCACACCAACACTTTCTTCACTTAATAAGTTTCTTCAATTAATAGATGAATTATTTGATTATGAAGCCTTGCCTCAAAAAGCAGAACAAACCATGATTGCGGTAAAGCAGCTATTAAGTAACCCAAAACTGGGACAAGCATGGTTTATTGAAGTAGAACAGCAAGGTCTTAAACATATTGTTGGGCATGTTATTGTAAGCTATAGCTTTAGCCTTGAGCATGGTGGAAAAATAGGATTAATCGATCAATTCTATTTAAAAGCAGATTGGCGTCAACATGGTATTGGAACCGAATTATTACCCCAACTTGAAGCCTTAGTTATTCAAGATGGTGTCAAGGCGTTATCTCTTGAAGTTAATATCGGCAATGCTGGTGCTCGCAATTTCTATGAAAAGCATGGTTTTACGCCTCGCCGTCAATTTTGTATGATGACGAAAAATCTAACTGAATCTCATATACCAGCCACTATCGCCTCTTGA
- the rsuA gene encoding 16S rRNA pseudouridine(516) synthase RsuA produces MRLDKFLGTTLGITRREAGKLLRDKMIEVDGEIVRSASFSVGDDNNVEFNGRPLRLQGPRYFMLNKPQGFVCSHVDDFNPTVFVLFDEVSPEKMHVAGRLDSDTTGLTLLTDDGQWSHRITSPRHVCEKVYFVETADPIVAENIAQFEAGVQLNGEEGLTRPAKLEIVGEREGVLTITEGKYHQVKRMFAAVGNRVVGLHRERVGALELDEDLEPGQYRPLTAEEIASFLAK; encoded by the coding sequence ATGAGGCTTGATAAATTCTTAGGTACCACTTTAGGTATCACCCGTAGAGAAGCAGGTAAACTTCTTCGTGATAAAATGATTGAAGTTGATGGAGAAATTGTTCGCAGTGCTTCTTTCTCTGTTGGTGACGATAACAATGTAGAATTTAACGGTCGTCCACTTCGCCTACAAGGGCCTCGTTACTTCATGTTGAATAAACCACAAGGTTTTGTGTGTTCACATGTTGACGATTTCAATCCGACTGTTTTTGTATTGTTTGATGAAGTTAGCCCTGAAAAAATGCATGTGGCAGGACGTTTAGACAGTGATACAACGGGTTTAACATTATTAACTGATGATGGCCAATGGTCACACCGTATTACTTCTCCACGTCATGTGTGTGAGAAAGTATATTTTGTAGAAACAGCTGATCCTATTGTTGCTGAAAATATTGCGCAATTTGAAGCGGGTGTACAATTAAATGGCGAAGAAGGACTTACTCGTCCAGCGAAGCTAGAAATTGTGGGCGAACGTGAAGGTGTACTAACCATTACTGAAGGTAAGTATCATCAAGTAAAGCGTATGTTTGCAGCTGTCGGTAACCGTGTTGTTGGTTTACATCGTGAGCGTGTAGGCGCACTTGAATTAGATGAAGATCTAGAACCTGGTCAATACCGTCCATTAACAGCTGAAGAGATTGCATCATTCTTAGCTAAATAA
- a CDS encoding Bcr/CflA family multidrug efflux MFS transporter produces MTQQATSKLSLQLILILGAIAALTPFAIDMYLPAMPNIAKDFLVSPSAVQVTLTAYTAGFAFGQLIHGPLADSYGRRPMLIAGTISFLVLTVLGALSTNITDLTIVRVAQGFAGAAAAVIIGALVRDMFEREEFSRTMSFVTLVMTIAPLIAPVLGGHLSVWFGWRAVFWALAIFAVIVLISILFKIKETLPKEKRIPFHLSSIIKNYKRLLSNPVAFGLICCSGFSFAGMFTFLTAGSFVYIDIYGISVENFGYYFCLNILCMILFTSINGRFVKRKGTHWMLRFGLVIQLVAGILLLIGQWLDLGLWGVVIPVALFIGTLSTIGSNTMACLLSSYPQMAGTASSLGGTFRFGIGSIVGGLVALMPDSNAWPMALTMASCAILSGGFYWFLARTA; encoded by the coding sequence ATGACTCAACAAGCCACATCTAAATTGAGTTTACAGCTCATTCTCATACTCGGTGCTATTGCTGCTTTAACCCCTTTTGCTATTGATATGTATCTGCCTGCAATGCCTAACATTGCGAAAGATTTTTTAGTCTCTCCGAGTGCAGTACAAGTCACATTAACGGCTTATACGGCAGGCTTCGCTTTTGGTCAGTTAATTCATGGGCCATTAGCTGATAGTTATGGCCGACGACCAATGCTGATCGCGGGAACGATTAGCTTCTTGGTATTAACCGTTTTAGGTGCGTTGAGTACTAATATTACTGATTTAACAATTGTTCGAGTTGCACAAGGTTTTGCAGGAGCTGCGGCTGCCGTTATTATTGGTGCACTTGTACGTGATATGTTTGAACGTGAAGAATTTTCACGGACAATGTCATTTGTTACTTTGGTGATGACAATTGCGCCTTTAATTGCTCCAGTGCTTGGTGGTCATCTTTCAGTTTGGTTTGGTTGGCGTGCTGTATTTTGGGCATTAGCTATTTTTGCCGTTATTGTTTTGATTTCGATTTTATTTAAGATTAAAGAAACACTGCCGAAAGAAAAGCGTATTCCATTTCATTTGTCATCGATTATTAAAAATTACAAACGGTTATTATCAAATCCTGTTGCTTTTGGACTTATATGCTGTAGTGGTTTTTCTTTTGCGGGTATGTTTACGTTTTTAACGGCAGGCTCTTTTGTATATATTGATATTTATGGTATTAGCGTTGAGAATTTTGGCTATTACTTTTGTTTAAATATTCTTTGTATGATTCTATTTACTAGCATCAATGGCCGTTTTGTGAAACGAAAGGGTACACATTGGATGTTACGTTTTGGTTTGGTAATACAGCTGGTTGCAGGCATATTGCTACTTATTGGGCAATGGCTAGATTTAGGGTTATGGGGTGTTGTTATCCCTGTCGCTTTATTTATTGGTACATTATCTACTATTGGTAGTAATACGATGGCGTGTCTACTGTCGAGCTATCCTCAGATGGCGGGTACGGCTTCTTCTTTAGGTGGAACGTTCCGTTTTGGTATTGGTTCGATAGTGGGTGGCCTTGTAGCATTAATGCCAGACAGTAATGCATGGCCGATGGCGTTAACAATGGCATCATGTGCTATATTGTCAGGCGGTTTTTATTGGTTCCTTGCACGCACAGCCTAG
- a CDS encoding DUF2913 family protein, with translation MTIFFNEIYNVVNSGLVALQEAQATGKAQKNPVSESIFLSAWVTKVLKQHSFDRCVVKTLQEWQQQSRTMGKNAQLKLQFERLAETYAKVTDEQGQSTVISPAVMTTFYTALEQQDWLVTNEYEVNRKVSHHTDGKASLVVCSAQYAASMNDEGELVKPLSLYVRGNVQQFIDTAYQHGILLFKITDYKSKVKFHGEYIIYPLNTGSHLPELPTRTL, from the coding sequence ATGACCATTTTTTTTAATGAAATTTACAATGTAGTTAACAGTGGGTTAGTGGCTTTACAAGAGGCACAAGCAACAGGTAAAGCACAGAAGAACCCTGTCAGTGAAAGTATATTTTTAAGTGCTTGGGTAACAAAAGTACTTAAACAACATAGTTTTGATCGCTGTGTAGTGAAAACATTGCAGGAATGGCAGCAACAATCACGAACCATGGGTAAAAATGCACAGCTAAAATTGCAGTTTGAACGTTTAGCTGAGACTTACGCGAAAGTTACTGATGAGCAAGGGCAATCAACAGTTATTTCACCTGCAGTCATGACAACCTTTTATACTGCGTTAGAACAGCAAGATTGGTTAGTAACTAATGAATACGAAGTTAATCGTAAAGTGAGTCATCACACAGACGGTAAAGCATCGTTAGTGGTTTGTTCAGCGCAATATGCGGCATCAATGAATGATGAGGGTGAGTTAGTTAAACCACTATCATTGTACGTGCGTGGTAATGTGCAGCAGTTTATTGATACTGCTTATCAACATGGCATCTTGTTGTTTAAAATTACTGATTATAAATCTAAAGTTAAATTTCATGGGGAATATATAATTTACCCATTAAATACTGGCTCTCATTTACCAGAGTTACCTACTCGAACGCTATAA
- a CDS encoding MFS transporter, translating to MNNNINKISMPLAVTLLMFPQLIETMYSPALTSIKTHFGITGSTAAQGMSVFFIAFAIGVVFWGRMCDIIGRRYSILLGLIVFISFATITLFVSTFTLLLICFGCSAFGAAVGSVCTQTILRDCYQGAELGRVFSIIGTSIGISPIIGMIVGSWLTVHGGYKWAFIGMIALTSVLLCWSLQQLPETKPPQIQRDSLLSVGIKMLKDLHIWYIMLMVAIFNIALFSYYTLAPFMFEKLNISIKLFGYTSAVLTLGSILGAMFNMRLLRRYVMPQTIITLASIILLISSSGIYLLQNVIWFFLPMIFVSLSFGLALPNLLSTALNNYRDHLGSAGALLGLFYYLIIGAGLHKAAIVADLGITLVICAIIAITLTLFHRFLNSALSIKSS from the coding sequence ATGAATAATAATATTAATAAAATATCGATGCCCTTAGCAGTGACATTATTAATGTTTCCACAACTCATCGAAACTATGTATAGCCCTGCATTAACCTCAATTAAAACCCATTTTGGCATCACAGGTTCAACGGCAGCACAAGGTATGTCAGTGTTCTTTATCGCCTTTGCTATTGGAGTCGTTTTTTGGGGAAGAATGTGTGACATCATTGGTCGTCGTTATTCAATACTACTGGGACTGATCGTTTTTATTAGCTTTGCCACCATCACCTTATTTGTATCAACATTTACTCTGCTTCTTATCTGCTTTGGGTGCAGTGCCTTTGGCGCAGCAGTTGGCTCTGTCTGTACCCAAACCATTCTTCGTGATTGTTACCAAGGTGCAGAGCTTGGGCGTGTATTTTCTATTATTGGAACATCAATTGGAATCAGCCCGATTATTGGCATGATAGTTGGCAGTTGGTTAACCGTTCATGGTGGCTATAAATGGGCATTTATTGGCATGATAGCACTAACAAGTGTATTACTCTGTTGGAGTCTACAGCAATTACCTGAAACGAAACCGCCCCAAATCCAACGAGATAGCTTGCTCTCTGTTGGTATCAAAATGCTCAAAGACCTACATATTTGGTACATAATGTTAATGGTTGCCATTTTTAATATTGCATTATTCTCCTATTACACTCTGGCTCCTTTTATGTTTGAAAAGTTAAATATCAGCATTAAATTATTTGGCTACACCAGTGCTGTACTCACTTTAGGCTCAATTCTTGGCGCAATGTTTAATATGCGATTATTACGTCGATATGTAATGCCACAAACAATTATTACTTTAGCGTCAATTATATTACTTATAAGTAGTAGTGGCATTTATCTATTACAAAACGTCATCTGGTTTTTCTTACCGATGATTTTTGTCTCTTTGTCATTTGGTTTAGCTTTACCTAACTTATTAAGTACAGCATTAAATAACTACCGTGATCATTTAGGCAGTGCTGGCGCATTACTGGGATTATTTTATTATCTCATTATTGGGGCGGGCTTACATAAAGCGGCAATAGTAGCCGATCTTGGTATTACACTTGTCATCTGCGCTATTATTGCAATAACACTGACGCTCTTTCATCGTTTTCTTAACTCTGCTCTATCAATAAAGTCATCATAA
- a CDS encoding AraC family transcriptional regulator, whose amino-acid sequence MAYIENDQRFCPNDFDSLVIGLAADIGDHNSGEHRHDKDQLLFSHHGCMVITLEGTKCVLPPMRAAWIPAGILHNAQMTNVIQYRSLYFSPSLQPQLSRKMKIIDINPLMAILLERMSMWAFDKPNEEQLNSVNLLIEELNFATESHLNLPLPHDVRLVKWLEEINSPNFIAPTLADLSVLVGASQKTITRIFNKETGMPYQSWRQQWRLLTAIELLSQRQRISEVSYRLDFANDSAFISFFRQKTGLTPLNFMADF is encoded by the coding sequence ATGGCATATATTGAAAATGATCAGCGATTTTGTCCCAATGACTTTGACAGTTTAGTGATTGGCCTTGCAGCAGACATTGGTGATCATAATTCTGGTGAACATCGGCATGATAAAGATCAGCTATTATTCTCTCATCATGGTTGTATGGTGATCACCCTAGAAGGAACTAAGTGCGTTTTACCTCCTATGCGTGCAGCTTGGATCCCCGCAGGCATTTTGCATAATGCGCAAATGACCAATGTAATACAATATCGTTCCTTATATTTTTCCCCATCATTACAACCACAACTTAGTCGTAAAATGAAGATTATTGATATTAATCCATTGATGGCAATATTGCTTGAAAGAATGTCAATGTGGGCGTTTGATAAACCCAATGAAGAACAATTAAATTCAGTTAATCTATTGATAGAAGAGCTTAATTTTGCTACTGAAAGTCATTTAAATTTACCGTTACCTCATGATGTTAGATTAGTTAAGTGGCTTGAAGAGATTAACTCGCCAAATTTTATTGCACCGACATTAGCCGATCTTAGCGTGTTAGTGGGAGCAAGCCAGAAAACAATTACGCGTATTTTTAATAAAGAAACAGGAATGCCATATCAAAGTTGGCGTCAGCAATGGCGATTGTTAACGGCCATTGAATTATTATCACAACGGCAACGTATTTCAGAGGTCTCATATCGGTTAGACTTTGCTAATGACAGTGCATTTATTAGCTTTTTTCGTCAAAAAACAGGATTGACCCCACTTAACTTTATGGCTGATTTTTAA
- a CDS encoding peptidoglycan DD-metalloendopeptidase family protein → MTPLTSALQAHQFHAVIPEPLQFGRGLIVDLSPASVLWQSVTADHSFADEIARQSTAMNAQIVIGRYAEQRLIYQDKKNFSDSKNRTVHMGIDLGVPSLTPVFAPLDGDVHSIANHQNDGDYGPTIILRHQLEGIAFFTLYGHLHQAAHTHLHVGDHIKAGQQFTAIGTTEENGGWAPHLHLQIIENMGTNTDDYIGVVDPAELDFYRNNCPNPNLILKRDDLD, encoded by the coding sequence ATGACACCATTAACCAGTGCACTTCAAGCTCATCAGTTTCATGCGGTGATCCCAGAGCCACTTCAATTTGGGCGTGGACTCATTGTTGATCTTTCCCCTGCCAGTGTGCTTTGGCAAAGTGTTACCGCCGATCACAGCTTTGCTGATGAAATAGCCCGTCAGTCAACAGCAATGAACGCACAAATAGTGATTGGTCGTTATGCAGAACAACGGCTAATTTATCAAGATAAAAAAAATTTTAGTGACAGTAAAAATCGTACCGTTCATATGGGGATTGATTTAGGTGTCCCTTCTTTAACGCCGGTGTTTGCACCACTTGATGGCGATGTTCATAGCATTGCTAATCATCAAAATGATGGTGACTATGGTCCTACTATTATTTTACGCCATCAGCTTGAGGGAATAGCCTTTTTTACTTTGTATGGTCATCTTCATCAGGCTGCCCATACGCACTTACATGTAGGCGATCATATAAAAGCTGGGCAACAATTTACAGCAATAGGCACAACAGAAGAAAATGGCGGTTGGGCTCCACATCTTCATTTACAGATCATTGAGAATATGGGAACCAATACCGATGATTATATTGGAGTTGTTGATCCCGCAGAGTTAGATTTTTACCGCAATAACTGCCCCAACCCTAATTTGATCCTTAAACGCGATGATCTTGATTAA
- a CDS encoding MFS transporter, which yields MPTSTQHLALKPTSLFTLYCIIFLGSAGFFITIPAYVSLFLTDHSLAIAQNMSIEQRRTLFGTVMSAAPFISMFFTPFIARFADRFSRKMTMVLCLIIAAIGFAIPIYAIVIGSIALLFAGNMINSLGSASQPIAQAILADNSRGKTKATLMSMVAIVMTAAMSFGPALGSKLSATYGTQAPFYACLIIAIFCLVLLNLVRLPPQVTLHNENPLSFVAPLKRSQSGLLACLAIVFICQFSWSLYFQNIAFIFPQKWGISVESSFYQYFMMAIGVVMICSLLLLPRLILARINVLSALRITTLFAAIGMILLAVTPTPNTHIAAMIFTAVMVAIAFPFYITALSDRASEADQGWVMAMSSAMVGLAWTLSGYLTSVFVNIDLILPTAIAAIGYVIAMIIVPKKAAKLVTAAN from the coding sequence ATGCCAACTTCAACCCAACATTTGGCGTTAAAACCCACCTCATTATTTACGCTCTATTGCATTATCTTCCTTGGCTCTGCGGGCTTTTTTATTACGATCCCAGCTTATGTGAGTTTATTTTTAACGGATCACTCACTTGCTATCGCACAAAATATGTCAATCGAACAACGTCGTACTTTATTTGGTACGGTGATGTCAGCAGCTCCCTTTATCTCAATGTTTTTTACCCCATTCATTGCTCGTTTCGCTGACCGTTTTAGCCGTAAAATGACCATGGTCTTATGTTTAATCATTGCCGCTATTGGTTTTGCAATACCGATCTATGCCATTGTGATCGGATCAATTGCATTATTATTTGCAGGAAACATGATCAATAGCCTTGGCTCTGCCAGTCAACCAATTGCACAAGCGATTCTTGCTGATAATAGCCGTGGTAAAACCAAAGCGACGTTAATGAGTATGGTGGCAATCGTAATGACAGCGGCAATGTCATTTGGACCAGCATTAGGCAGCAAATTATCAGCAACCTATGGTACTCAAGCGCCATTTTATGCCTGTCTTATTATTGCTATCTTCTGTTTAGTGCTGTTAAACCTTGTTCGTTTACCGCCGCAAGTTACTTTACACAATGAAAACCCACTCTCTTTTGTTGCCCCATTGAAACGCAGTCAATCTGGTTTATTGGCTTGTTTAGCGATCGTTTTTATTTGCCAGTTTAGTTGGAGTTTATACTTTCAAAATATTGCGTTTATTTTTCCTCAAAAATGGGGGATTAGTGTAGAAAGCAGCTTCTACCAATATTTTATGATGGCTATTGGTGTTGTTATGATCTGTTCGTTATTATTGCTTCCTCGGCTGATTTTAGCGCGTATTAATGTATTATCAGCATTGCGGATAACAACCCTATTTGCAGCGATTGGTATGATTTTATTAGCAGTAACACCCACACCAAATACACACATCGCTGCGATGATATTTACTGCTGTCATGGTTGCGATTGCTTTTCCTTTTTATATTACGGCATTATCAGACAGAGCCAGTGAAGCAGATCAAGGTTGGGTAATGGCGATGTCAAGTGCAATGGTAGGGCTTGCATGGACATTAAGTGGTTATTTGACCAGTGTATTTGTCAATATTGATTTAATTCTACCGACAGCGATTGCCGCCATCGGTTATGTGATTGCGATGATTATCGTCCCTAAAAAGGCAGCAAAGCTCGTTACGGCGGCTAATTAA
- a CDS encoding TetR/AcrR family transcriptional regulator, which translates to MKTKTNDTRQHILDIGYQLVVTKGFSNVGLSEILNTAVVPKGSFYHYFKSKEQFGEALIQHYFEQYLEQVSTLLVQGNGTGFDRLTDYFSRWLIIDNGTCNANKCVVVKLSAEVSDLSEPMREALKKGANSIVNLIASCIDDGIKDGSITVKDSQLTAQTLYQLWLGASLFYKLSQDVTVLQQALITTQTQLQPVV; encoded by the coding sequence ATGAAAACAAAAACAAATGATACACGCCAGCATATTTTAGATATTGGTTATCAACTTGTAGTAACCAAAGGATTCTCAAATGTTGGTTTGTCAGAAATTTTAAATACAGCAGTGGTACCAAAAGGTTCTTTTTATCATTATTTTAAGTCAAAAGAACAATTTGGTGAGGCGTTAATTCAACACTATTTTGAACAGTATCTAGAGCAGGTTTCTACTCTTTTAGTACAAGGCAATGGAACTGGTTTTGATCGTTTGACTGACTATTTTTCACGGTGGTTAATCATTGATAACGGCACCTGTAACGCCAATAAATGTGTAGTGGTTAAACTCAGTGCTGAGGTCTCTGATTTGTCTGAACCGATGCGTGAGGCTTTGAAGAAAGGGGCTAACAGTATTGTAAACTTAATTGCGTCATGCATTGATGATGGTATTAAAGACGGTTCGATTACAGTAAAAGACAGTCAATTAACTGCTCAAACCTTATATCAATTATGGCTTGGTGCTAGTTTGTTTTATAAACTTAGCCAAGACGTTACTGTATTACAGCAAGCATTAATTACAACTCAAACGCAGTTACAACCTGTAGTTTAG
- a CDS encoding NADP-dependent oxidoreductase → MTNVNRRIVLASRPVGAPTTDNFRLEQTAMPTIAAGEILLRSVYLSLDPYMRGRMSDAKSYADPVAIGEVMVGGTVCQVEQSNHADFVQGEWVLSYSGWQDYAVSNGSGLIKLGMQPTHPSYALGVMGMPGFTAYMGLLDIGQPKPSDTIVVAAATGAVGSMVGQIGKIKGCRVIGVAGGEEKCRYAKDVLGFDDCIDHKADDFEAQLASVCDKGIDIYYENVGGKVFDAVLPLLNTGARIPLCGLISQYNATELPQGPDRLSMLMGTLLVKRIKMQGFIIFDDYADRYDEFATDMSQWLAEGKIHYREDLVQGLENAPQAFIGLLDGKNFGKLVIQTNQAQ, encoded by the coding sequence ATGACAAACGTAAATCGTAGAATTGTATTAGCATCTCGCCCAGTAGGTGCACCAACAACGGATAATTTTCGTTTAGAACAAACAGCAATGCCAACGATAGCCGCTGGGGAGATATTACTACGTAGTGTATATCTATCATTAGATCCTTATATGCGAGGCCGTATGAGTGATGCTAAATCTTATGCTGATCCTGTTGCGATAGGTGAGGTCATGGTTGGCGGTACGGTATGTCAAGTTGAGCAGTCTAACCATGCTGATTTTGTACAAGGTGAGTGGGTGTTATCTTATTCAGGTTGGCAAGATTATGCTGTTTCAAATGGTAGCGGATTAATTAAATTAGGCATGCAACCAACACATCCATCTTATGCTTTAGGTGTGATGGGAATGCCGGGTTTCACCGCTTATATGGGCTTGCTTGATATTGGTCAACCTAAGCCGAGTGATACGATTGTTGTGGCGGCTGCAACAGGTGCTGTGGGTTCAATGGTGGGGCAGATTGGTAAAATTAAAGGTTGTCGAGTTATTGGTGTTGCTGGTGGCGAAGAAAAATGCCGCTATGCTAAAGACGTGCTAGGTTTTGATGATTGTATTGATCATAAAGCCGATGATTTCGAGGCTCAACTAGCGTCAGTTTGTGATAAAGGCATTGATATTTATTATGAAAATGTCGGTGGTAAAGTTTTTGATGCAGTATTACCGCTACTTAATACCGGCGCACGTATTCCATTATGTGGTTTGATTTCTCAATATAATGCCACTGAATTACCGCAAGGGCCTGATCGCTTGTCGATGTTAATGGGTACGCTATTAGTTAAGCGTATTAAGATGCAAGGGTTTATTATCTTTGATGATTATGCTGATCGTTATGATGAATTTGCCACAGATATGAGCCAATGGTTAGCGGAAGGCAAAATCCATTATCGTGAAGATTTAGTTCAAGGGTTAGAAAATGCCCCTCAAGCGTTTATTGGTTTATTAGACGGTAAGAATTTTGGCAAATTGGTTATTCAAACCAATCAAGCTCAATAA